A genomic region of Dreissena polymorpha isolate Duluth1 chromosome 4, UMN_Dpol_1.0, whole genome shotgun sequence contains the following coding sequences:
- the LOC127879475 gene encoding putative nuclease HARBI1 isoform X2 has translation MCVGKDTIPLIFTNIVAKWPGSTHDSVIFDNCSLKDWLVDGSKGWLLGDSGYGLKPYLLTPKLNPMSRAEIAFNLAHSRSRMVVERAFGLLKSRFRCLHKTGGYLQFSPQKIALVVTVCAKLHNLCLSDGFLDIDDIDVEDDDDNVQLPLENPDLNALRARALLIERFH, from the exons ATGTGTGTCGGAAAGGATACCATTCCATTAAT ATTCACTAACATTGTGGCAAAGTGGCCGGGATCCACACATGACAGTGTAATCTTTGACAACTGTAGCTTGAAGGACTGGCTGGTGGATGGAAGCAAAGGATGGCTACTAGGAGACTCCGGCTATGGACTGAAACCATATCTTCTTACTCCAAAG CTGAATCCAATGAGCAGAGCTGAGATCGCGTTCAACTTGGCCCACAGTCGTTCGAGGATGGTAGTAGAGAGGGCGTTTGGACTGTTGAAGTCACGTTTTAG GTGTCTTCACAAAACTGGAGGCTATCTACAATTTTCGCCTCAGAAGATAGCTCTGGTTGTGACTGTATGTGCCAAGCTGCACAATCTGTGTCTGAGTGATGGTTTCCTTGACATTGATGACATTGACGTagaagatgatgatgacaatgtaCAACTGCCACTGGAAAACCCTGACCTGAATGCGTTGCGTGCACGGGCCTTACTGATTGAGAGATTTCACTAA
- the LOC127879475 gene encoding putative nuclease HARBI1 isoform X1 has product MFSDFMRLKRKAENFFCRFTNIVAKWPGSTHDSVIFDNCSLKDWLVDGSKGWLLGDSGYGLKPYLLTPKLNPMSRAEIAFNLAHSRSRMVVERAFGLLKSRFRCLHKTGGYLQFSPQKIALVVTVCAKLHNLCLSDGFLDIDDIDVEDDDDNVQLPLENPDLNALRARALLIERFH; this is encoded by the exons ATGTTTTCTGATTTTATGCGTTTGAAAAGAAAAGCTGAAAACTTTTTTTGTAGATTCACTAACATTGTGGCAAAGTGGCCGGGATCCACACATGACAGTGTAATCTTTGACAACTGTAGCTTGAAGGACTGGCTGGTGGATGGAAGCAAAGGATGGCTACTAGGAGACTCCGGCTATGGACTGAAACCATATCTTCTTACTCCAAAG CTGAATCCAATGAGCAGAGCTGAGATCGCGTTCAACTTGGCCCACAGTCGTTCGAGGATGGTAGTAGAGAGGGCGTTTGGACTGTTGAAGTCACGTTTTAG GTGTCTTCACAAAACTGGAGGCTATCTACAATTTTCGCCTCAGAAGATAGCTCTGGTTGTGACTGTATGTGCCAAGCTGCACAATCTGTGTCTGAGTGATGGTTTCCTTGACATTGATGACATTGACGTagaagatgatgatgacaatgtaCAACTGCCACTGGAAAACCCTGACCTGAATGCGTTGCGTGCACGGGCCTTACTGATTGAGAGATTTCACTAA
- the LOC127878457 gene encoding uncharacterized protein LOC127878457 has product MDAVTLNEKKREKRKLNWTKIETEVLAAAYIEQHALINGNFSSTLSGKDKDLAWEKNAEQINALGAEERTVEEIRKKISDTKTKLRKKERQRRLSMKQTGGGPAITLEKWEEKMIEVIGEESIVRFGGVDTFAVQRTQQPMIAEQHGQSCSTMCVEPTVALEPQVVGGVATPNQKTKMSPSTKNKRRKTSEDDDHEDVLQLLRQQNDTLDAILLEQRRTRELLAKLFSFPLNEQ; this is encoded by the exons ATGGATGCGGTAACGCTTAATGAGAAGAAAAGAGAAAAAAGGAAATTGAATTGGACCAAAATAGAAACGGAGGTGTTAGCAGCTGCTTACATCGAGCAGCATGCGTTGATAAACGGCAATTTTTCATCGACGTTGTCTGGAAAAGATAAGGATCTTGCGTGGGAAAAAAATGCAGAACA AATAAACGCACTGGGAGCAGAAGAAAGAACAGTGGAAGAGATCCGGAAAAAGATTTCCGACACGAAAACAAAActgagaaagaaagaaagacaacgGCGCCTATCAATGAAACAAACTGGAGGGGGGCCAGCAATCACACTGGAGAAGTGGGAGGAGAAA ATGATAGAGGTTATTGGCGAAGAGTCGATTGTGAGGTTCGGTGGTGTGGACACGTTTGCTGTGCAAC GAACACAACAGCCGATGATTGCAGAGCAACATGGTCAATCATGCAGTACGATGTGTGTGGAGCCCACTGTAGCTTTAGAACCCCAGGTGGTAGGAGGAGTCGCAACTccaaaccaaaaaacaaaaat GAGTCCAAGCACGAAAAACAAAAGGCGGAAGACAAGTGAAGATG ATGACCATGAAGATGTCTTGCAACTTTTGAGACAGCAAAATGACACACTCGATGCAATTTTATTAGAGCAAAGAAGAACCAGAGAACTTCTTgcaaaactgttttcatttcctcttaatgaacaataa